In Pleurocapsa sp. PCC 7319, the following are encoded in one genomic region:
- a CDS encoding type I polyketide synthase — MEPIAIIGIGCRFPQANNPEAFWHLLREGGDAITEVPPERWDVDALYDPEPGTSGKMNTRWGGFLEDVEQFDPGFFGISPREAERMDPQQRLFMEVGWEALENAGIAPNKLSGSQTGVFVSIASISYDRFLFKGVNDLSLLSAYDGTGTTFSLAANRLSYLLNLRGPSLAIETACSSSLVSVHLACQSLRSKESNLCLVGGVNLVLSPELNVIFSQARMMAADGRCKTFDAKADGYVRGEGCGIVVLKRLSDAQRDGDRIQAIIRGTAVNQDGQSNGITAPNGPSQQTVIRQALKNAEVEPAQISYVEAHGTGTALGDPIEVKSLKTVLMKYREPDQPCYLGSVKTNIGHLEAAAGVAGLIKVVLSLQHQEIPPNLHFQQLNPYISLKKTTFSIPTERQSWNYSGSRLAGVSAFGFGGTNCHVIVEEAPIPNALPNNTERPLHLLTLSAKSELALKALAGRYQTYLQSHSENSLADICFTANTGRSHFEYRLAIVSESREQLGEQLDIFASGRKAVGLASGQIKGKKREQIAFLFTGQGSQYVGMGQQLYETEPIFRAEIDRCNQILAPYLNTPLIEVLYPHSAEARETEKSNGKSQVLNSDSNSFTLVDNLQITPSKLDTLDDTAYTQPALFALEYALATLWQSWGVEPTAVMGHSVGEYVAACVAGVFSLEDGLKLIAARARLMQELPQEGEMVAVFAEESKVRAMIQPYHPHVAIAAINGPELTVISGHRNLVQAVISDLEIKEVKTKKLQVSHAFHSPMMEPMLSAFRRVAEEVTYSPPQLSLISNVTGKQVTTEVATSEYWCSHILQPVRFYASMDNLVEQGYEVFLEIGPKPTLLGMGRYCLLNKLETKNLALLPSLHPEQEDWEQMLQSLTTLYLRGLSVNWSGFDRAYCRQRLSLPTYPWQRQRYWIEGTDFAASNIAKWSRKKVSIQNNFHPLLGQRLHSALKEIQFESQISQESPAYLSDHHICQTVIFPASGYLEMALAAGKTICPADNFSVEEVTFQEELILSEAESKTLQSILLPESPELFSWQIFSLTSESETTEPTWTIHASGKIRLKTSTPQSAEVDLAVLQAQYIEEISGETHYQNCLQRQIKYGSSFQAVEKIWMQKGQAVAQIRLPETLVTDVANYQLHPVLMDTCFQILGSFLPQAGQEDVYLPVGLKSLQVYQSPSSSLWIKAQILPQGLNQQFQTVNLRLFDEHGTTVAQLEELSVRQVNRQTLQQIYQQDLYQLLTAEPRERRSLLVSYLSQLLTKVSGIPTPKLNWEQPLSTLGIDSLMAADLRRRIEVNLGIVVPIEYFAGLSIDQFVTQVLLLLEGQTLTKQIPQLNAADSLVGSRSQANRWVNPLESNSQTCFRLFCFPYAGAGASIFHSWSEALPPEIEVCPIQLPGRENRLGETPLERLKPLIETLTPLLCPHLDIPFAFFGHSVGAILSFELVRELRRRQLPCPVCLFVSGSQAPQVPDLEPPIHRLPDSKFKEKLKQLKGTPDEVLQDAELMELYLPALKADFALLETYFYANESPLNVPISVFGGQQDSKVSPEALAAWREQTNQDFTLKMFPGDHFFLHVEGQNLLQTIAQELQQLLILK; from the coding sequence ATGGAACCTATTGCAATTATCGGCATTGGCTGTCGTTTTCCCCAAGCTAATAATCCTGAAGCCTTCTGGCATCTTTTGCGAGAGGGGGGTGATGCCATTACCGAAGTACCACCAGAAAGATGGGATGTCGATGCTTTATACGACCCAGAACCAGGAACATCGGGAAAGATGAATACTCGCTGGGGCGGCTTTCTTGAAGATGTAGAGCAATTCGATCCAGGATTTTTTGGCATTTCTCCCCGCGAAGCGGAGCGAATGGATCCTCAGCAGAGGCTATTCATGGAAGTAGGGTGGGAAGCACTGGAAAATGCTGGCATAGCTCCAAATAAGTTATCTGGCAGCCAGACAGGGGTGTTTGTGTCGATCGCCTCGATTAGCTACGATCGCTTTCTGTTTAAGGGGGTTAATGATCTCTCGCTTTTAAGTGCCTATGATGGCACTGGTACTACTTTCAGCCTTGCCGCCAATCGCCTATCGTACTTACTGAATCTGCGAGGACCCAGTCTGGCGATCGAGACTGCTTGTTCTTCTTCTCTGGTTAGCGTTCATTTGGCCTGCCAGAGTTTAAGGAGTAAAGAGTCTAATCTGTGCTTGGTCGGTGGAGTCAATTTAGTTTTATCGCCAGAGCTAAACGTAATTTTCTCTCAAGCTCGAATGATGGCCGCTGATGGACGATGCAAGACTTTTGATGCCAAGGCTGACGGTTATGTTCGAGGAGAGGGATGCGGAATAGTGGTGCTCAAGCGTCTCTCAGATGCCCAGAGGGATGGCGATCGGATTCAGGCAATTATTCGAGGCACAGCAGTAAATCAGGATGGTCAGAGTAATGGTATTACCGCTCCTAACGGACCTTCTCAACAGACAGTAATTCGCCAAGCTTTGAAAAACGCCGAGGTGGAGCCAGCGCAAATTAGTTATGTTGAAGCTCATGGTACAGGAACTGCTTTAGGCGATCCCATTGAGGTTAAATCTCTCAAAACAGTGTTAATGAAATACCGAGAACCAGATCAGCCCTGCTATTTAGGTTCGGTCAAGACCAATATAGGTCATTTAGAAGCTGCTGCTGGGGTTGCTGGTCTAATTAAGGTGGTACTCTCGCTGCAACATCAGGAAATTCCCCCCAACTTGCACTTTCAGCAGCTCAATCCTTACATTTCTTTGAAAAAAACCACTTTTTCTATTCCTACTGAGCGCCAGTCATGGAATTACTCTGGAAGTCGTTTGGCTGGGGTCAGTGCGTTTGGGTTTGGTGGTACTAATTGTCATGTCATTGTCGAAGAAGCACCTATACCAAATGCGTTACCTAATAATACTGAACGACCTTTACATCTTCTTACCTTGTCGGCAAAAAGTGAGCTAGCTTTAAAAGCGCTAGCTGGTAGGTATCAAACTTATCTTCAGTCCCATTCTGAAAACTCCCTAGCAGATATTTGCTTCACTGCTAATACAGGGCGATCGCATTTTGAATATCGTTTAGCTATCGTGTCTGAATCTAGGGAGCAGTTAGGCGAACAGTTAGATATTTTTGCCAGTGGCAGGAAAGCTGTCGGATTAGCGAGCGGTCAAATAAAAGGCAAGAAGAGGGAGCAAATAGCCTTTTTATTTACAGGTCAGGGTTCCCAGTATGTAGGCATGGGACAACAACTTTATGAAACTGAACCCATTTTCCGCGCTGAAATTGATCGATGTAATCAGATTCTCGCACCATATTTAAATACCCCCTTAATAGAAGTTTTATATCCCCATTCTGCTGAAGCCAGAGAAACTGAAAAAAGTAATGGCAAATCGCAAGTACTTAACTCCGATTCAAACAGTTTTACATTAGTAGACAATCTTCAAATTACACCCTCAAAACTTGACACTCTAGACGATACTGCCTATACCCAACCTGCCTTATTTGCTCTTGAATATGCTTTAGCTACTTTATGGCAGTCATGGGGAGTCGAACCTACTGCCGTCATGGGTCATAGCGTCGGGGAATATGTCGCAGCCTGCGTAGCAGGGGTATTTAGTTTAGAGGATGGCTTGAAGCTGATTGCTGCCCGAGCACGTCTAATGCAGGAATTACCTCAAGAGGGGGAAATGGTGGCAGTGTTTGCTGAGGAGAGCAAGGTGCGAGCCATGATCCAGCCCTATCATCCTCATGTTGCGATCGCCGCCATTAATGGACCCGAACTTACAGTCATTTCTGGTCACCGGAACTTGGTACAGGCAGTGATTTCAGACTTAGAAATCAAAGAGGTCAAGACGAAAAAGTTGCAGGTTTCCCATGCTTTCCACTCTCCCATGATGGAGCCAATGCTGTCTGCCTTTAGGCGGGTAGCTGAGGAAGTAACTTATTCTCCACCTCAATTAAGCTTGATTTCCAATGTTACAGGAAAGCAAGTTACTACTGAAGTTGCTACTTCCGAGTATTGGTGCAGTCATATACTACAGCCTGTCAGATTCTATGCCAGCATGGATAACTTGGTTGAGCAGGGTTATGAAGTATTTCTAGAAATCGGACCAAAACCGACCCTCCTGGGCATGGGTCGTTATTGTCTATTAAATAAGCTAGAGACAAAAAACTTAGCTTTGTTACCCAGTCTGCATCCAGAACAAGAAGATTGGGAACAGATGCTCCAGAGTTTAACCACTTTATACTTACGGGGACTCTCAGTAAACTGGTCGGGCTTTGATCGGGCTTATTGCCGTCAACGCCTATCTCTGCCAACTTATCCTTGGCAAAGACAGCGATATTGGATTGAGGGGACTGATTTCGCAGCTTCCAATATAGCTAAATGGTCGAGAAAGAAAGTTTCCATCCAGAATAATTTTCACCCCCTCCTTGGTCAAAGGCTTCATTCTGCGCTCAAAGAAATTCAGTTTGAATCTCAGATTAGTCAGGAATCTCCAGCTTATTTATCAGATCATCACATTTGCCAAACTGTAATTTTCCCCGCATCAGGTTACTTAGAGATGGCTTTAGCTGCTGGAAAGACTATTTGCCCAGCGGACAATTTCTCAGTTGAGGAAGTCACATTCCAGGAAGAGCTAATTTTATCAGAAGCTGAAAGTAAAACCCTTCAATCGATTTTGTTACCTGAATCACCTGAATTATTTTCCTGGCAAATTTTTAGCCTTACATCCGAGTCAGAAACTACCGAGCCAACTTGGACAATTCATGCCTCTGGAAAAATTAGGCTGAAAACATCAACTCCCCAATCTGCTGAAGTTGACCTAGCTGTTCTGCAAGCACAATATATCGAGGAGATATCTGGTGAAACCCACTACCAAAATTGTCTTCAACGACAAATAAAATATGGTTCTAGTTTCCAAGCTGTGGAAAAGATTTGGATGCAGAAAGGACAAGCTGTAGCTCAGATTCGGTTGCCCGAAACCTTAGTTACAGACGTCGCCAACTATCAATTACATCCAGTGTTAATGGATACCTGCTTTCAAATTTTAGGTAGCTTCTTACCTCAAGCAGGTCAGGAAGATGTTTATTTACCAGTTGGATTAAAATCGCTACAAGTGTATCAAAGTCCTAGCAGCTCCCTGTGGATTAAGGCTCAAATACTTCCTCAAGGTTTAAATCAACAGTTCCAGACAGTCAATTTACGCCTGTTCGATGAGCATGGTACTACGGTTGCTCAGTTAGAAGAATTATCGGTCAGACAAGTCAACCGCCAAACATTACAACAGATTTATCAACAAGACTTGTATCAACTCTTGACTGCCGAACCTAGAGAACGTCGCAGTTTGTTAGTGTCATATTTAAGTCAATTATTAACCAAAGTTTCGGGAATACCTACACCAAAACTGAACTGGGAACAACCTTTGTCAACGCTGGGAATTGACTCCCTGATGGCTGCCGATTTAAGAAGAAGAATTGAGGTCAACTTAGGGATAGTCGTGCCAATCGAGTATTTTGCTGGTCTGAGTATCGATCAGTTTGTCACCCAAGTTCTCTTGCTACTTGAGGGTCAAACTCTGACCAAACAAATTCCACAGCTCAATGCTGCTGATTCTCTTGTAGGCTCTAGATCCCAAGCTAATCGTTGGGTTAACCCTCTAGAATCAAATTCTCAAACTTGCTTCCGTCTATTCTGTTTCCCTTATGCTGGTGCGGGTGCGTCTATTTTCCATTCTTGGTCGGAAGCTCTCCCCCCAGAGATCGAAGTTTGTCCGATTCAGTTACCAGGAAGAGAAAATCGCTTAGGAGAGACTCCCCTGGAACGGTTGAAGCCTCTAATTGAAACCTTAACACCACTATTATGTCCCCACCTAGACATTCCCTTTGCCTTTTTTGGTCATAGTGTGGGGGCAATTTTGAGCTTTGAACTTGTTCGCGAACTCCGCCGGCGACAATTGCCCTGTCCAGTTTGCCTATTTGTTTCTGGTAGCCAAGCACCCCAAGTTCCAGATTTAGAGCCGCCGATTCATCGACTGCCTGACTCTAAGTTCAAAGAGAAATTGAAACAACTCAAGGGGACGCCAGATGAAGTTTTGCAAGATGCCGAATTGATGGAGCTGTATCTCCCCGCTTTAAAAGCTGATTTTGCGCTTTTGGAGACCTACTTCTATGCTAATGAGTCTCCCCTCAACGTTCCCATCTCTGTCTTTGGCGGTCAACAAGATAGCAAAGTTAGTCCTGAAGCTTTGGCAGCCTGGCGCGAACAAACTAATCAAGATTTCACACTGAAAATGTTTCCTGGAGATCATTTCTTTCTGCATGTTGAAGGTCAGAACCTCTTGCAAACTATAGCTCAGGAGCTGCAGCAGCTTCTAATTCTTAAATAA
- a CDS encoding fatty acyl-AMP ligase encodes MTDCLGNTLKTKHKFSTLVELLSYRAQNQPDYTTYTFLQHGEEVNRLTYFALDRQARAIAASLQSMEATSKRALLLYPPGLEFIAAFFGCLYAGVVAVPAYPPRRNQNLSRLLSIMEDSQANFALTTKSLMDKMEERLSLSPELAAISWLTTDDLDSDYASIWQQPKVDIDTLAFLQYTSGSTGKPKGVMLSHGNLLYNEEMVKVAYQHTEKTIFVGWLPLFHDMGLIGNVLQPMYLGIPSFLMSPVDFLQRPFRWLQAISRYRATTSGGPNFAYDLCVRKITPEQIESLDLSSWEIAFNGAETVHAHTLEQFSATFEPCGFRREAFYPCYGMAETALFISGGVKTALPVIQKVEKSALEKNRVVTATNENDEQVQTIVGCGQTWLNQKISIVNPETLTLCPTGNIGEIWVSGSNVAKGYWNRPAETEQTFNAYIANTGEGPFLRTGDLGFLQDGELFVTGRIKDVIIVRGQNHYPQDIELTVQNSHPALRPSCGAAFTVDVNSAARLVIVQEIERSYLRKLKVNAVVESIRQAVTAEHGLQVYAIVLVKTGSIPKTSSGKIQRHACRAGFLSGSLNVVEDWSINPQGKVKFLHLQTEVESVLQKLQKL; translated from the coding sequence ATGACTGACTGTCTTGGAAACACACTCAAAACCAAGCACAAATTTTCGACTTTAGTAGAGTTACTAAGCTATAGAGCGCAAAATCAGCCTGACTATACAACTTATACTTTTCTCCAGCATGGTGAAGAAGTAAATAGGCTAACTTATTTTGCACTAGATCGACAGGCAAGAGCGATCGCAGCATCTCTCCAGTCGATGGAAGCTACTAGTAAACGAGCCTTGTTGCTTTATCCGCCAGGTCTAGAATTTATTGCTGCCTTTTTTGGTTGTTTATATGCTGGGGTAGTAGCTGTTCCCGCTTACCCACCGCGACGCAATCAAAACTTATCGCGGTTACTGTCAATTATGGAAGATTCTCAAGCTAATTTTGCTCTGACTACTAAGTCCCTAATGGATAAGATGGAAGAGCGCTTGAGCCTTAGCCCAGAATTAGCAGCAATAAGCTGGCTAACTACCGACGATCTAGACAGTGACTACGCAAGCATTTGGCAACAACCTAAAGTAGACATTGATACTCTTGCTTTTCTTCAATATACCTCTGGCTCTACAGGTAAGCCAAAAGGAGTGATGTTGAGTCATGGTAATTTGCTATATAACGAGGAAATGGTCAAGGTCGCTTACCAGCATACCGAGAAAACAATCTTTGTTGGTTGGTTGCCCTTATTCCACGACATGGGATTAATTGGGAATGTTCTACAACCAATGTACTTGGGAATTCCCTCCTTTTTAATGTCCCCAGTAGATTTTCTTCAGAGACCTTTTCGTTGGCTACAGGCGATTTCTCGCTATCGAGCAACTACTAGTGGAGGTCCTAACTTTGCTTACGATCTGTGCGTTCGCAAAATTACTCCCGAACAGATTGAAAGCCTCGATCTCAGTAGCTGGGAGATTGCTTTTAACGGAGCTGAAACTGTTCATGCCCATACTTTGGAGCAATTTAGTGCTACTTTTGAACCTTGTGGCTTTCGTCGGGAGGCATTTTATCCTTGTTATGGTATGGCAGAAACAGCTTTATTTATCTCTGGAGGAGTAAAAACAGCATTGCCTGTCATACAGAAAGTGGAAAAGTCTGCTTTAGAGAAAAATCGGGTAGTTACAGCTACTAATGAGAATGATGAACAGGTTCAGACAATTGTGGGTTGCGGTCAGACATGGTTGAACCAAAAAATCTCGATTGTCAATCCTGAAACTTTAACTCTCTGTCCAACAGGAAACATAGGAGAGATTTGGGTATCAGGTTCAAATGTAGCTAAGGGTTATTGGAATCGCCCAGCTGAAACTGAACAGACTTTTAATGCATACATAGCAAATACGGGTGAGGGACCGTTTCTGCGCACAGGAGACTTAGGATTTTTGCAGGATGGGGAGTTATTTGTTACCGGACGAATCAAAGATGTGATTATCGTTCGAGGACAAAACCATTATCCTCAAGATATCGAACTGACTGTACAGAATAGTCATCCAGCACTGCGACCTAGTTGTGGAGCAGCTTTTACAGTAGATGTCAATAGTGCAGCGCGATTAGTAATAGTACAGGAGATCGAGCGAAGCTACCTACGTAAGCTGAAGGTGAATGCAGTAGTAGAGAGTATCCGTCAGGCGGTGACAGCAGAACATGGCTTACAAGTCTATGCGATAGTTTTGGTAAAAACCGGAAGCATTCCTAAAACTTCAAGTGGCAAGATTCAACGTCATGCTTGTCGGGCTGGATTTCTCAGTGGCAGTTTGAATGTTGTTGAGGATTGGAGTATAAACCCTCAGGGGAAAGTAAAATTTTTGCATCTCCAGACTGAAGTGGAGTCGGTTTTACAGAAACTGCAAAAACTTTGA
- a CDS encoding acyl carrier protein, with translation MEIKSFQVESKGKTSLQKLPTKSEIQAWIISYLARLLQVDSSQIDDVTPFDRYGLDSSAAIDLTGDLEIWLGQDIDPTLLYDYPTIEALVTHLAEELECNHP, from the coding sequence ATGGAAATTAAGAGTTTTCAAGTTGAGTCGAAAGGGAAAACATCATTACAGAAGCTGCCAACTAAATCGGAGATTCAAGCCTGGATAATCTCCTATTTAGCTCGACTTTTGCAAGTGGATTCTAGTCAAATTGATGATGTTACTCCCTTTGATCGCTATGGTCTGGATTCTTCGGCAGCAATCGACCTGACAGGGGACCTGGAAATTTGGCTCGGACAGGATATTGACCCTACTCTACTTTACGATTATCCGACAATTGAAGCTTTGGTTACTCACTTAGCTGAGGAATTGGAATGTAATCATCCTTAG